From a single Nostoc sp. MS1 genomic region:
- the fba gene encoding class II fructose-bisphosphate aldolase (catalyzes the reversible aldol condensation of dihydroxyacetonephosphate and glyceraldehyde 3-phosphate in the Calvin cycle, glycolysis, and/or gluconeogenesis), producing MALVPMRLLLDHAAENGYGIPAFNVNNLEQIQAIMKAAEETDSPVILQASRGARNYAGENFLRHLILAAVETYPHIPIVMHQDHGNAPSTCYSAIKNNFTSVMMDGSLEADAKTPASFEYNVNVTREVVNVAHALGVSVEGELGCLGSLETGAGEAEDGHGFEGTLDHSQLLTDPDEAVSFVEATQVDALAVAIGTSHGAYKFTRKPTGEILAISRIEEIHRRLPNTHLVMHGSSSVPEDLIALINEYGGAIPETYGVPVEEIQKGIKSGVRKVNIDTDNRLAITAAVREALAKNPKEFDPRHFLKPSIKYMQKVCAERYQQFGTAGNASKIKQVTLEDFAAKYAKGELNAVTKAAAKV from the coding sequence ATGGCGCTTGTACCAATGCGGCTGCTGTTGGATCACGCGGCTGAGAACGGTTACGGCATCCCAGCTTTTAACGTTAACAACCTGGAGCAAATCCAGGCAATTATGAAGGCGGCTGAAGAGACAGATAGCCCCGTCATTTTGCAAGCTTCCCGTGGCGCTCGTAACTATGCAGGTGAAAACTTCCTACGCCACTTGATTTTGGCTGCGGTAGAAACCTATCCTCACATTCCCATTGTCATGCACCAAGATCATGGTAATGCTCCTTCTACCTGCTACTCAGCTATCAAGAACAACTTCACAAGTGTAATGATGGATGGTTCTTTGGAAGCTGATGCTAAGACACCTGCCAGCTTCGAGTACAACGTTAATGTTACCCGCGAAGTTGTAAATGTAGCTCATGCTTTGGGCGTAAGTGTTGAAGGTGAACTCGGTTGCTTGGGTTCTCTAGAAACCGGCGCGGGTGAAGCTGAAGATGGTCACGGTTTTGAAGGTACTCTTGACCATTCTCAACTGTTAACTGACCCAGATGAAGCAGTTAGCTTCGTAGAAGCAACCCAAGTAGATGCTTTGGCTGTAGCTATCGGTACTAGCCACGGTGCTTACAAGTTTACCCGCAAACCCACTGGGGAAATTTTGGCAATTAGCCGCATTGAAGAAATTCACCGCCGTTTACCTAACACCCATTTGGTAATGCACGGTTCTTCTTCCGTACCCGAAGATTTAATCGCTTTGATTAACGAGTACGGTGGTGCTATTCCTGAAACTTACGGTGTACCTGTAGAAGAAATCCAAAAAGGTATCAAGAGCGGTGTTCGTAAAGTTAACATCGACACCGACAACCGTTTGGCTATCACCGCAGCTGTGCGCGAAGCTTTAGCAAAAAATCCCAAGGAATTTGACCCCCGTCACTTCCTCAAGCCTTCCATCAAATATATGCAGAAGGTTTGTGCTGAACGCTATCAGCAATTTGGTACTGCTGGTAATGCAAGCAAAATTAAGCAAGTTACTCTCGAAGATTTTGCTGCTAAGTACGCTAAGGGCGAACTCAACGCTGTTACCAAGGCTGCTGCTAAGGTTTAA
- a CDS encoding pentapeptide repeat-containing protein: MPRLFTCWKLLISLCALLVLLLPLPVWAAPTQPERTPLTLELLQERLRSPILREGNLTVDLRQMVIDLRPENPGFRDAFYQLLRKELQKTGAKPLGLDLSYALIQGDFVGSDLGLRTPLYAQAIAPIFTATEQSQLERLRLVCLQSLAVGLPHSRDCRSLLATQSPLSGEVTVFRGVLTLEQARFNGEVTFANTFFLQSVDAKNATFLQPVSWNEARFSRSVNFTNASFRQVSNFQDSIFFDKANFKQTQFQETANFQGTNFENTASFQQAYFKQLAKFNSVQWQEKSDFSGVRFANQARFTRGNFNQTLSLTETTFEQAVIFREALFNQPVDLRGASILNQADFSDVIFSQEAFLNVPGLTFNSNQAKILGNPGQIGKMFNVPTLQGNQNVLRNLGQNFRQQQQVADANQLEYTKQQLRLKELTKRLIGTNINSASVTSLINLGFSLNQANVIIQRREAKPFRNSSEMLSLADIDLETYTKLSDRLVVAEPLSIGNWMLEALQWLALSVLLLLSGYGTSFWLVFGVGGVIIAYFGLLFWLIDRARRLRPLAIIPTYYETVSILVSFICLEFISLLAIFQNAEQPLLTLLCIFLIIVPVPVGLLVRLYQQGRYHDLLKVSYFTEDGTFRQLRLLIGRLPVIPRNQTFRERYMPLLSDRRWNWLNYYDFSLNNLVKLGFNDIRLRDEHLPGLVATLAWYQWTLGLLYITLVLWTLSRTIPGLNLLIYLK; the protein is encoded by the coding sequence TTGCCTAGATTGTTTACTTGCTGGAAATTATTGATAAGTTTGTGTGCGTTGTTAGTGTTATTGCTGCCTTTACCAGTTTGGGCGGCTCCAACACAACCAGAACGCACACCTTTAACTTTGGAATTGTTACAAGAAAGATTGCGATCGCCAATTCTCCGCGAAGGTAATTTAACAGTAGATTTGCGGCAGATGGTAATCGATTTGCGTCCAGAAAACCCCGGCTTTCGTGATGCTTTTTATCAGTTGTTACGCAAGGAATTACAAAAAACTGGTGCAAAACCTCTAGGTTTAGATTTAAGTTATGCTCTAATTCAAGGGGATTTTGTTGGTAGTGATTTAGGCTTGAGAACACCTTTATATGCTCAAGCGATCGCCCCTATCTTCACCGCCACCGAACAATCACAATTAGAACGTCTCCGCCTTGTTTGCTTGCAATCATTAGCTGTAGGTTTACCCCATTCCAGAGACTGTCGATCGCTACTGGCTACTCAATCACCATTATCGGGTGAAGTGACGGTTTTTCGTGGTGTATTAACACTAGAACAAGCCCGTTTTAATGGCGAAGTTACCTTTGCTAATACTTTTTTTTTACAATCTGTTGATGCCAAAAATGCCACATTTCTACAACCAGTTAGCTGGAATGAGGCGAGATTTAGCCGTTCAGTCAACTTTACGAATGCTAGTTTTCGCCAAGTCAGTAATTTTCAAGATAGTATTTTTTTCGATAAAGCCAATTTTAAACAAACACAATTTCAAGAAACTGCTAATTTTCAAGGGACTAACTTTGAAAATACTGCCAGCTTCCAACAAGCTTATTTTAAACAACTAGCTAAATTTAATAGTGTCCAATGGCAAGAAAAGTCTGACTTTTCTGGTGTGAGATTTGCTAATCAAGCAAGGTTTACAAGAGGTAATTTTAATCAGACACTTTCCTTAACAGAAACAACTTTTGAGCAAGCCGTCATTTTTCGGGAAGCTTTATTTAATCAGCCAGTTGATTTACGTGGTGCAAGTATTCTCAACCAAGCAGATTTTAGCGATGTTATCTTTTCTCAAGAAGCATTCTTAAATGTGCCAGGATTAACATTTAATTCTAATCAAGCCAAAATTTTAGGTAATCCTGGGCAGATTGGTAAAATGTTTAATGTTCCTACACTACAAGGTAATCAAAATGTCTTGCGTAATTTAGGTCAGAATTTTCGACAACAGCAGCAAGTCGCTGATGCTAATCAATTAGAATACACCAAACAACAACTCCGCCTCAAAGAGTTAACTAAACGTTTAATAGGAACAAATATTAATAGTGCATCTGTAACAAGTTTAATTAATTTAGGTTTTTCACTCAACCAAGCAAATGTAATTATTCAACGTCGGGAAGCCAAACCATTTCGTAATAGCAGTGAGATGCTAAGTTTAGCAGATATAGATTTAGAAACATATACCAAATTGAGCGATCGCCTAGTCGTAGCTGAACCTCTATCTATAGGAAATTGGATGCTAGAAGCTTTACAGTGGTTGGCATTGAGTGTATTACTATTGTTGAGTGGTTATGGAACAAGCTTTTGGTTAGTATTTGGCGTGGGGGGAGTAATCATAGCTTATTTTGGGTTACTCTTTTGGTTAATAGACAGAGCGCGTCGTCTGCGTCCTCTAGCGATTATTCCTACATATTACGAAACTGTTTCTATATTAGTTAGTTTTATTTGTTTAGAATTTATTAGTTTATTAGCTATTTTTCAAAATGCAGAGCAGCCTTTACTCACATTATTGTGTATTTTCTTAATTATTGTTCCCGTCCCAGTAGGTTTATTAGTTCGCCTTTATCAACAAGGTCGCTATCATGATTTATTGAAAGTCTCTTACTTTACAGAAGATGGAACCTTTCGCCAACTACGGCTACTAATTGGACGTTTACCAGTCATTCCCCGCAATCAAACCTTTCGGGAAAGATATATGCCATTACTTAGCGATCGCCGTTGGAACTGGCTCAACTATTATGATTTTAGTCTCAATAATTTAGTCAAATTAGGCTTCAACGATATCCGCCTGCGCGACGAACACCTCCCAGGACTAGTTGCTACCCTCGCTTGGTATCAATGGACTCTAGGTTTGCTATACATTACCTTAGTTTTGTGGACGCTCTCCCGCACTATCCCAGGCTTAAATTTATTAATTTATTTGAAATAA
- a CDS encoding protein adenylyltransferase SelO gives MTLAETSNPQNHHNPLIALNYEPALQALGNDYYDEVTAAEFPQLTLRWRNDALLPRLGLEPQTVTDEDFITAFGLFQGRKPLLALRYHGYQFGEYNPNLGDGRGFLYGQVRGTDGELYDFGTKGSGRTPYSRGGDGMLTLKGGIREVLAAEALHQLGVRTSRCLSMIETGLALWRGDEPSPTRSSVMVRMNKSHIRFGTFERLHYLQRPDLIHKLLDHVIDYYYQHLADKSDKYALFYAELVKRVAELVAQWMAAGFCHAVLNTDNMSITGESFDYGPYGFIPTYNPYFTAAYFDYYGRYCYIHQPSICQWNLEMLQVPLRAVIDKADMEAGLAKFSEYCHAEYRSLMLKKLGFEQLDTPKADELLSLTIKFLQESQVGYHQFFYELARTFSVKWRDEPGLVLSSSDIVPPSGTDGNFDHLCVLYHQILNDFDMEKMDVIARNLAYYNPKTALLRPVIEEVWEPIVQEDNWQPFYELIKTIQSRG, from the coding sequence ATGACCTTAGCGGAAACTTCCAATCCCCAAAATCATCACAATCCTCTGATTGCCCTCAATTATGAACCTGCCTTACAAGCTTTGGGTAATGACTACTACGATGAAGTGACAGCCGCCGAATTTCCTCAACTCACCCTACGTTGGCGTAATGATGCGCTGCTACCAAGACTGGGGCTAGAACCGCAAACAGTTACAGACGAGGACTTTATCACAGCTTTTGGTCTATTCCAAGGACGTAAACCTCTTTTAGCCCTACGTTATCACGGCTATCAATTTGGTGAGTATAATCCCAACTTAGGCGATGGTCGAGGCTTTTTATATGGACAAGTGCGCGGGACTGATGGTGAATTGTACGATTTTGGGACAAAAGGTTCTGGTCGCACACCCTATTCTCGTGGTGGTGATGGTATGCTCACCCTCAAGGGCGGTATACGGGAAGTTTTAGCCGCAGAAGCACTACATCAGTTGGGGGTACGCACCTCTCGCTGTCTCAGCATGATTGAAACTGGTTTAGCTTTGTGGCGGGGTGATGAGCCTTCACCTACCCGTTCATCTGTCATGGTGCGGATGAACAAGTCGCATATCCGTTTTGGCACTTTTGAGCGTTTACATTATCTTCAACGCCCAGATTTAATTCACAAACTCTTAGACCATGTAATTGATTACTATTATCAGCACCTAGCCGATAAATCAGATAAATACGCTTTATTTTATGCAGAGTTAGTTAAACGAGTAGCCGAACTGGTAGCCCAATGGATGGCGGCTGGTTTTTGCCATGCGGTTCTCAATACTGACAATATGTCAATTACTGGGGAAAGCTTTGACTATGGCCCTTATGGGTTTATTCCTACTTATAATCCTTACTTTACAGCCGCATATTTTGATTATTATGGGCGTTACTGTTACATTCATCAACCAAGTATCTGTCAGTGGAACTTGGAAATGTTGCAAGTTCCATTAAGAGCAGTCATTGACAAAGCTGACATGGAGGCTGGGTTAGCTAAGTTTAGTGAGTATTGTCATGCAGAATATCGCTCTTTAATGTTGAAGAAACTAGGCTTTGAACAATTGGATACTCCAAAAGCCGATGAGCTTTTAAGCCTCACCATTAAATTTTTACAAGAAAGTCAAGTCGGCTACCATCAGTTTTTCTATGAGTTGGCACGCACATTTTCTGTTAAATGGAGAGATGAGCCAGGATTAGTGTTAAGTAGTTCAGATATCGTTCCCCCTTCAGGTACAGATGGGAATTTTGATCATTTGTGTGTACTTTATCATCAGATTCTCAATGATTTTGACATGGAAAAAATGGATGTAATTGCTCGAAATTTGGCTTATTACAATCCCAAAACAGCATTATTAAGACCAGTAATTGAGGAAGTTTGGGAACCAATTGTTCAAGAAGACAATTGGCAACCTTTCTATGAATTAATTAAAACTATTCAATCGCGGGGGTAG
- a CDS encoding sugar ABC transporter permease, which produces MTISLTELGLDDEDLQAAVANLRSQLEEVDGVEAANLVPVEDAPKNSKALGGWLLGLLNAEVNPANITKLFQFLGDRFGNKPIKIGVKAPDGRELNIEASSREEFEFALQKAQEFLNDKSNN; this is translated from the coding sequence GTGACGATTTCTTTAACAGAACTGGGTTTAGATGATGAAGACTTGCAAGCAGCAGTAGCGAATTTGCGATCACAGTTAGAAGAAGTGGATGGAGTAGAAGCCGCAAATTTAGTTCCTGTCGAAGATGCACCGAAGAACAGTAAAGCTTTAGGTGGGTGGTTGTTGGGGTTGTTGAATGCAGAAGTTAACCCAGCTAATATTACAAAGTTGTTTCAATTTTTAGGCGATCGCTTCGGTAACAAACCGATTAAGATAGGTGTCAAAGCGCCTGATGGCAGAGAACTAAATATAGAAGCCAGCAGTCGAGAAGAATTTGAATTTGCCCTCCAAAAAGCCCAAGAATTTCTCAACGATAAATCAAACAATTAA
- a CDS encoding zinc-dependent alcohol dehydrogenase family protein: MKAVVMTAPGNPDVLQLQEVLNPGVPVGSTELLVRLVAAGINPIDTKLRKRGTFYPDKMPAILGCDGAGIVEAVGAGVQRFRVGDAVYFCNGGLGGHQGNYAEYTVVDERFTAHKPDSLSFAEAAAAPLVLITAWEALYERGRLEPGEKVLIHAGAGGVGHVAIQLAKLKGASVATTVSSEEKARFVRQLGADHVINYQQTEFAQAALDWTNGEGVDLAFDTVGGETFHKTFPAVRIYGDIVTILEPDANTVWKVARNRNLRIGFELMLTPMLLNLVEVQEHHAEILAKCADWIDQGKLKIHVSHKFPLQDAAKAHQLIESGSIAGKIVLLLSDE; this comes from the coding sequence ATGAAAGCCGTTGTGATGACAGCGCCAGGAAATCCTGATGTATTGCAATTACAGGAAGTTCTAAATCCTGGTGTTCCGGTGGGAAGTACAGAACTGTTAGTTCGCTTAGTAGCGGCTGGAATTAACCCCATTGATACTAAACTACGCAAACGTGGTACTTTTTACCCAGATAAAATGCCTGCTATTTTAGGATGTGATGGTGCAGGTATTGTAGAGGCTGTAGGCGCAGGTGTACAGCGTTTTCGTGTGGGGGATGCGGTGTACTTCTGCAATGGGGGTTTAGGTGGACATCAAGGTAATTACGCGGAATATACTGTAGTTGATGAACGCTTTACTGCACATAAACCAGATTCCCTTTCCTTTGCTGAAGCCGCAGCTGCGCCTCTGGTACTTATCACAGCTTGGGAGGCATTATATGAAAGGGGAAGATTAGAACCAGGAGAAAAAGTTTTAATCCATGCGGGTGCGGGTGGTGTTGGCCATGTAGCGATTCAATTGGCGAAACTGAAAGGCGCAAGTGTCGCTACTACCGTTAGTTCTGAAGAAAAGGCGCGTTTTGTTAGACAACTGGGCGCTGATCATGTCATCAATTATCAACAGACAGAATTTGCCCAAGCTGCTTTAGACTGGACTAACGGCGAAGGTGTGGATTTAGCTTTTGATACTGTTGGCGGCGAAACCTTTCACAAAACCTTTCCAGCCGTGCGGATATACGGCGATATTGTGACTATTCTCGAACCAGATGCAAATACAGTTTGGAAGGTAGCAAGAAACCGTAACTTGCGGATTGGTTTTGAATTAATGCTGACACCAATGTTGTTAAACTTGGTAGAGGTGCAGGAACATCACGCAGAAATTTTAGCTAAATGTGCTGACTGGATTGATCAGGGTAAGTTAAAAATCCATGTTAGCCACAAATTCCCCTTGCAAGATGCAGCTAAGGCGCATCAATTAATTGAATCTGGGAGTATTGCGGGTAAAATTGTTCTGCTCCTTAGCGATGAATAA
- a CDS encoding caspase, EACC1-associated type: MAKVALLIGISEYQEGLTPLPKAVNDVEAMRRILVNPEMGGFAEADVTVLKNPERQQMETAIFQLYANCQKDDLVLFYFSGHGVTVENGDFYFSTRITKKDKNKLILPTAVDATNVHKWMNQSKSKRQVVILDCCFSGAFAKGLTAKDDGIIDLQKYLGGEGRAILTASTSTQYAFESDGYDLSIYTHYLIQGIEKGAADQDGDGLIAVDELHGYAKSKVQEASPAMSPEFYPTKEGYRIFLAKSPKDDPKLKYRREVNNIAIEDEGDISALNRISLNFLRNNLGLSTDEADAIDFEVLEPYRKRQEKLQIYEQALSQIQRYPLSDRERNALKRLQNVLNFRDEDITQIEQRVLAAKQAEYQHQQQEVEKLRQEQEAAELQKQQAEKLRQEQEVAESSRKQAELQEQQEKKLSILDIPTKPCEFDRASIIINSGFLGFGKKLEIKRSRGQAQYFTEHLGNGVVIDMVAIPGGQFLMGSPENEPQRSNAESPQHKVTVQPFFMGKFPITQAQWKAIAALNKVNIDLKHYPSNFKSANRPVESVSWYDAVEFCLRLAAHTNIEYRLPSEAEWEYACRAGTTTPFHFGETITSDLANYNANYTYGAGVQRIYRQQTTEVGSFGVANAFGLYDMHGNVWEWCLDDLHKDYQVAPIDGSPWFNDMVTERSTTNDNLYQKQGRALLRGGSWVSNPNNCRSASRDYIYRDKYSYSIGFRVVCAVERILR, encoded by the coding sequence ATGGCGAAGGTAGCACTGCTAATCGGGATTAGTGAATATCAAGAGGGATTAACACCGCTACCAAAGGCTGTTAATGATGTGGAAGCGATGCGGCGCATTTTGGTAAACCCCGAAATGGGTGGTTTTGCTGAAGCAGATGTAACAGTCTTGAAAAATCCTGAACGGCAGCAGATGGAAACTGCTATTTTTCAGTTGTATGCCAATTGTCAGAAAGACGATTTGGTACTGTTTTACTTTTCTGGTCATGGCGTGACAGTAGAAAATGGTGATTTTTACTTCTCAACTCGCATTACCAAGAAAGATAAGAATAAATTAATACTTCCCACAGCCGTAGACGCTACAAATGTTCATAAATGGATGAACCAGAGCAAGTCTAAGCGACAGGTAGTAATTTTAGATTGCTGCTTTAGCGGTGCTTTTGCCAAGGGTTTGACAGCCAAAGATGACGGAATTATTGACTTGCAAAAGTATCTAGGTGGTGAAGGAAGGGCAATTCTTACGGCTTCGACTTCTACGCAATATGCTTTTGAGTCTGATGGGTATGACCTTTCGATTTATACCCATTATCTGATACAAGGAATTGAGAAAGGCGCAGCCGATCAAGACGGTGATGGTTTAATTGCAGTAGATGAATTGCATGGCTACGCGAAAAGCAAGGTGCAAGAAGCATCTCCTGCTATGTCACCAGAGTTTTACCCCACTAAAGAAGGTTATCGGATTTTTCTGGCAAAATCACCAAAGGATGATCCTAAACTGAAATATCGTAGGGAAGTAAATAATATAGCGATTGAGGATGAAGGAGATATTTCTGCTCTCAACCGCATCTCTTTGAATTTCTTGAGGAATAATCTAGGTTTGTCAACTGATGAAGCTGATGCAATTGATTTTGAGGTTTTAGAACCTTATCGGAAACGTCAGGAAAAATTGCAAATTTATGAGCAGGCTTTATCTCAAATACAAAGATATCCCCTTAGTGACAGAGAACGCAATGCTTTAAAACGCTTACAGAATGTACTCAATTTTAGAGATGAAGATATAACACAGATTGAACAACGAGTATTGGCAGCAAAACAAGCAGAATATCAACATCAACAGCAGGAAGTTGAGAAGTTGCGCCAAGAACAAGAAGCGGCTGAACTTCAAAAACAACAAGCTGAAAAGCTACGTCAAGAACAAGAAGTAGCTGAATCTTCAAGAAAACAAGCTGAATTACAAGAACAACAAGAAAAGAAATTATCTATTTTAGATATTCCAACTAAGCCTTGTGAATTTGACAGAGCTAGCATAATCATAAACTCTGGGTTTTTAGGTTTCGGGAAAAAGCTTGAAATTAAGCGCAGTCGGGGACAGGCACAATATTTTACAGAACACTTGGGTAATGGCGTTGTTATAGATATGGTGGCAATTCCTGGCGGACAATTCCTCATGGGTTCACCAGAGAATGAGCCACAACGAAGTAACGCAGAAAGCCCACAGCATAAAGTTACTGTTCAACCTTTTTTTATGGGGAAGTTTCCTATTACCCAAGCTCAATGGAAGGCTATTGCTGCTTTGAATAAAGTAAATATTGATTTGAAACATTACCCTTCCAATTTTAAAAGTGCGAATCGACCTGTAGAGAGCGTGTCTTGGTATGATGCAGTTGAGTTTTGCTTGCGTCTCGCTGCCCATACAAACATAGAGTACCGTTTGCCTAGTGAAGCAGAATGGGAATATGCCTGTAGAGCCGGAACGACAACACCATTCCATTTTGGCGAAACAATTACATCAGACTTAGCCAATTATAATGCTAACTATACTTATGGTGCTGGTGTGCAAAGAATATATAGACAACAAACCACAGAAGTAGGGAGCTTTGGAGTAGCTAACGCCTTTGGATTATACGATATGCACGGAAACGTATGGGAATGGTGTCTCGACGATTTGCATAAAGACTACCAAGTTGCGCCAATAGATGGCAGTCCTTGGTTTAACGATATGGTTACTGAGCGCAGCACAACTAATGATAACCTTTATCAAAAGCAAGGAAGAGCCTTACTGCGGGGCGGTTCCTGGGTCAGCAATCCTAATAACTGCCGTTCCGCGTCTCGTGACTACATTTACCGCGATAAATATTCCTACAGTATTGGTTTTCGTGTGGTATGTGCCGTCGAGAGGATTCTCCGTTAG